From Ictidomys tridecemlineatus isolate mIctTri1 chromosome 2, mIctTri1.hap1, whole genome shotgun sequence, the proteins below share one genomic window:
- the Sh3gl1 gene encoding endophilin-A2 isoform X1 — protein MSVAGLKKQFYKASQLVSEKVGGAEGTKLDDDFKEMEKKVDVTSKAVAEVLVRTIEYLQPNPASRAKLTMLNTVSKIRGQVKNPGYPQSEGLLGECMIRHGKELGGESNFGDALLDAGESMKRLAEVKDSLDIEVKQNFIDPLQNLCDKDLKEIQHHLKKLEGRRLDFDYKKKRQGKIPDEELRQALEKFEESKEVAETSMHNLLETDIEQVSQLSALVDAQLDYHRQAVQILDELADKLRRRVRDASSRPKREYKPKPREPFDLGEPEQSNGGFPCTTAPKTTAASSSFRSSDKPIRTPSRSMPPLDQPSCKALYDFEPENDGELGFREGDLITLTNQIDENWYEGMLHGQSGFFPLSYVEVLVPLPQ, from the exons TTGGTCAGCGAGAAGGTCGGAGGGGCAGAGGGGACCAAGCTGGACGATGACTTCAAAGAGATGGAGAAG AAGGTGGATGTCACCAGCAAGGCAGTGGCAGAAGTGCTGGTCAGAACAATCGAGTATCTGCAGCCCAACCCAG CCTCTCGGGCCAAGCTGACAATGCTGAACACGGTGTCCAAGATCCGGGGCCAGGTGAAGAACCCTGGCTACCCGCAGTCGGAAGGCCTCCTGGGAGAGTGCATGATCCGCCACGGGAAGGAGCTGGGCGGAGAGTCCAACTTTG GTGATGCCCTGCTGGATGCAGGGGAGTCCATGAAGCGCCTGGCTGAGGTGAAGGACTCACTGGACATAGAGGTCAAGCAGAACTTCATTGACCCACTGCAGAACCTGTGTGACAAAGACCTGAAGGAGATCCAG CACCATCTGAAGAAGCTGGAAGGTCGCCGCCTGGACTTTGACTACAAAAAGAAGCGGCAGGGCAAGATCCCTGACGAGGAGCTGCGCCAGGCCTTGGAGAAGTTTGAGGAGTCCAAGGAAGTGGCAGAGACCAGCATGCACAACCTCCTGGAGACAGAC ATCGAGCAGGTGAGCCAGCTCTCGGCCCTGGTGGACGCGCAGCTGGACTACCACCGACAGGCCGTGCAGATCCTGGACGAGCTGGCCGACAAGCTCAGGCGCAG GGTGCGAGACGCCTCCTCACGTCCCAAGCGGGAGTACAAGCCCAAGCCCCGGGAGCCGTTTGACCTCGGAGAGCCTGAGCAGTCCAACGGGGGCTTCCCCTGCACCACAGCCCCCAAGACCACAG CAGCTTCATCATCCTTCCGATCTTCAGACAAGCCCATCCGGACCCCCAGTAGGAGCATGC CACCCCTGGACCAGCCCAGCTGCAAGGCACTGTACGACTTTGAGCCTGAGAACGACGGGGAGCTGGGCTTCCGCGAGGGCGACCTCATCACGCTCACCAACCAGATCGACGAGAACTGGTACGAGGGCATGCTGCACGGCCAGTCGGGCTTCTTCCCCCTCAGCTATGTGGAGGTGCTCGTGCCTCTGCCGCAGTGA
- the Sh3gl1 gene encoding endophilin-A2 isoform X2, with protein sequence MSVAGLKKQFYKASQLVSEKVGGAEGTKLDDDFKEMEKKVDVTSKAVAEVLVRTIEYLQPNPASRAKLTMLNTVSKIRGQVKNPGYPQSEGLLGECMIRHGKELGGESNFGDALLDAGESMKRLAEVKDSLDIEVKQNFIDPLQNLCDKDLKEIQHHLKKLEGRRLDFDYKKKRQGKIPDEELRQALEKFEESKEVAETSMHNLLETDIEQVSQLSALVDAQLDYHRQAVQILDELADKLRRRVRDASSRPKREYKPKPREPFDLGEPEQSNGGFPCTTAPKTTASSSFRSSDKPIRTPSRSMPPLDQPSCKALYDFEPENDGELGFREGDLITLTNQIDENWYEGMLHGQSGFFPLSYVEVLVPLPQ encoded by the exons TTGGTCAGCGAGAAGGTCGGAGGGGCAGAGGGGACCAAGCTGGACGATGACTTCAAAGAGATGGAGAAG AAGGTGGATGTCACCAGCAAGGCAGTGGCAGAAGTGCTGGTCAGAACAATCGAGTATCTGCAGCCCAACCCAG CCTCTCGGGCCAAGCTGACAATGCTGAACACGGTGTCCAAGATCCGGGGCCAGGTGAAGAACCCTGGCTACCCGCAGTCGGAAGGCCTCCTGGGAGAGTGCATGATCCGCCACGGGAAGGAGCTGGGCGGAGAGTCCAACTTTG GTGATGCCCTGCTGGATGCAGGGGAGTCCATGAAGCGCCTGGCTGAGGTGAAGGACTCACTGGACATAGAGGTCAAGCAGAACTTCATTGACCCACTGCAGAACCTGTGTGACAAAGACCTGAAGGAGATCCAG CACCATCTGAAGAAGCTGGAAGGTCGCCGCCTGGACTTTGACTACAAAAAGAAGCGGCAGGGCAAGATCCCTGACGAGGAGCTGCGCCAGGCCTTGGAGAAGTTTGAGGAGTCCAAGGAAGTGGCAGAGACCAGCATGCACAACCTCCTGGAGACAGAC ATCGAGCAGGTGAGCCAGCTCTCGGCCCTGGTGGACGCGCAGCTGGACTACCACCGACAGGCCGTGCAGATCCTGGACGAGCTGGCCGACAAGCTCAGGCGCAG GGTGCGAGACGCCTCCTCACGTCCCAAGCGGGAGTACAAGCCCAAGCCCCGGGAGCCGTTTGACCTCGGAGAGCCTGAGCAGTCCAACGGGGGCTTCCCCTGCACCACAGCCCCCAAGACCACAG CTTCATCATCCTTCCGATCTTCAGACAAGCCCATCCGGACCCCCAGTAGGAGCATGC CACCCCTGGACCAGCCCAGCTGCAAGGCACTGTACGACTTTGAGCCTGAGAACGACGGGGAGCTGGGCTTCCGCGAGGGCGACCTCATCACGCTCACCAACCAGATCGACGAGAACTGGTACGAGGGCATGCTGCACGGCCAGTCGGGCTTCTTCCCCCTCAGCTATGTGGAGGTGCTCGTGCCTCTGCCGCAGTGA